The stretch of DNA CCACCGGCGGAAACGTGGAACGTGAAGATCAATATCGGCCAGTTCGACGCTGTGCTTGGCCAGACCTATCATGAGATGGGCATCGAAGGTCTCAGCAAACAGCGCTCGCAAGGCGTAGCCGCCATCATCCCACGACGTGGACCGCTGGAGGTGAGTTTCACTCGACTGGATAGCGTCATTCAAACGCCGGAGAAAGAATCCGGCTTGTACGACGGCATTGATACAACCATCACCGGCATCGCTTCGCGCATCGGCGCTGAGGCAGACAGCGTGCCGGAGCTGACAACGGCGCTCGGTGAAATTCAACGTCATGCTTTAGCCGCCCTTGCTGCTTTTGCGCCGCGTCAGCCGGAAGCTGCGGCGCGGCCTGTGCTCGCTGGACTCAAGCGGCTCCGCCAATTGATCAGCGCGGTTGAAATTACTCCTCTCAAGGATGAAACCAAGCACGAGCTGCTGTTCCTACTGCGTCGTAAAGAGCAAGATTTTGCCGACGCGGCGCGGCGCGCGTTGCAGCTTGAATTTGATGTGCGCGCCAGCGATGATACGGTCATTCCGGGGCAACAATTCACTGTCACGGCGCAGGTCTACAATCATGGCCGCGAGGCAGTGGAACCGACAGCGTTGAATCTTTCCGCGCCCAGCGGCTGGCAGGTTGCGCTTACAAAAGGCCAGTTGAAGCGGCTCTCAGCCGGCGAGCATGTCTCTTTAGAATTCAAGGTGACGGTGGCCGCCGATGCGCCTTACACACAACCTTACTGGTATTTGAACGCGGAGACGGACAACCGATACGAGTTGCGATCAGAGCAGTGGCAGACATGGCCATTTGAGCCGCCGGTGGTTGTCGGTCGCCTAACGTGTCGCGTGCATGATACGACGTTTGATCTCTCGGCGCCTATCCGCGCGCCGGAACTAGACCGGTTGCAGGGCGTGTTGTGGCGCGATGTGCAAGTAGTGCCGGCGGTCTCAGTCAAGCTCACGCCAACGCTGGCCATTGTTCCGCTCTCGCCGAAACCGCAGGAGCGCCAGTGGCGCGTGACTGTGGTGAACCATGCGCCGAGCCAGGTGGAAGGGACTGTCCAGTTGCATGCGCCTTCGGGGTGGCGCGTGACGCCGCCGGCTCTGCCATTTCGTTGCGCCCGTCAGAAGGAATCTGCCACCCTGGCCTTTCGCGTCACGATTCCTGCTGGGCACGAGCCGCAGCAAACTTCTCTCAAGGCAGTCGCGCGCGTGAACGGGCAAGCATATAGCTCATGGTACCAAGCGATTTCCTATCCCGACATTTGGACACGTCATCTATATCACCCGGCTGAATGTCGCGTGCGCATCTTCGATATCAAGGTCGCGCCGAACCTGACGGTGGGTTATATTCCCGGTCCGCAGGATGAAATTCCTGAAGCGCTCCGACAACTGGGCGTCACGGTTCGTCTGCTCGAGGCAGACGAGTTGGCCTTCGGCGATTTGCAGCAGTTCGATTGCATCATCGCCGGCGTGCGCGCTTATGAGTTCCGAAACGATTTGACCCAGCACAATCAACGTCTGCTCGACTATGTCAGAGAGGGCGGCGTCTTCATCGTTCAGTACAACACGTCGCGCGCGTGGGACCCTGGGCAATATGCGCCCTATCCGGCGAAGATGGTAGGAAACGAGCGGATCACGGTGGAAGAATCGCCGGTTGAAATCCTGGCGCCGGAGCATCCCGTGTTCAATCGTCCGAACAAAATCACGACGGCCGATTTCGACGGCTGGGTTCAGGAGCGCGGATTGTATTTCTGGACGCAGTGGGACGAGCGGTATCGCTCTTTGCTGGCCGGGCATGATCCGGGCGAGTCGCCGCAGAAAGGTGGTTGGCTTGAAGCGACGTATGGCAAAGGCCTATACGTCTACACGGCCTATGCGTGGTTCAGGCAATTGCCAGCCGGCGTGCCGGGTGCCTATCGCTTGTTTGCCAACTTAATCAGCCTGCCCAAAACTCGCTCCTAAAGCGATTTTTGTTCTTCGCCATTAGAGCAATTTTCAATTGCCTTTGCCCTGGGAATCGCTCCTCTGCCACAGCACGCCACGACGGATGACAAGCAAGCACAGATTGACAGGATCAACTGATTTGAATCTGTTGAGCAGGTAATCTGAAGCGTGTGCATAAATGGCAAGCTGGATCATGCGCTGGCCGCGGAGCGGCCAGAGTGACTGTAGCCGTGCACTTCAGTGCACGGTGGGCGTGTCATCACGGGTTGTTCGTCGCGTCAGCGACGGGTGAATGGGTGAATGAGCGCCGTTCAAGCGTCGCTCGTGCGACAGGGTGTGATCGCTGCTATGCTGTTGCCGGCTTTGAAAAACCTGAATTGACTGCGCCGCCTGCGCGGGCGGATTTATGCTCCGCTTCAGTTCATCCTTGGACGTGACCAGTGGTCATTCACATGAGTTTGGAAGAGGTGTAAAATGCGGGTGTAGTTGAAAGCTCAGGCAAGATTTGCAGGCATTGGAAGCCATGAAAAATGGTTGAGAACGATATGTTTGATGGTGCTTTCCCTACTCTTGATCATGTCACCCACATACATCGCCACCGCCCAACCATACACCTCCTCTTACGCACGGTATGGCGACTATGATTGTCTAGCGGCATGGTGTTGGGACAGTAGAGGCGGGCAATGGGTGATGGTTGGTGTTTGGTGGGTGCAAGATCTTCAATGAGGTTAACTGCTTCTGACCTTCACAACGAAAGGTTGAGTTTGAAAAAGGAGGCACGTATGAGAACAACTAGAAACAGCAGATTATCATGGTTTCTCATCGGATTGACCACAGTCGGCTGGAGTTTCCTTCTCGGCGACTTCTCTCTGGCGAAAGGACAATCTGGCAATCCTCTGCAGGCCACCGTCCGCCAAGGAACCGTTGTGGTTCGGCACGTCGGCTCCAAACCGGTGGTTGCGTTTAATGGCGTCTTTACCTACCGAAGCCCGAAAGGGCATGTGGCCACTCCTACATTTACCCATTCATTCCTCGGCACGTGGTTCGAGGGGCGAGGCAGCTTCCGACCCGGACAAGAGGTGAGGTTTCCGCCCATTTCTCCTCCCGATGACTCAAGTCTGACTTACGAGTACTTGGACGCGGCAGTGACCGGCGTGCTGTTTGCTGATGGAACCACGTGGGGAAGTACAGGGGACTCTTTACGTCGGAGTATGTTGGCCAGAGCCGGAGCCATCTGCGCAAAATTGAATGATATTCTGAATGTGATTAAGGATAATTCGCTCGAAGAAGTTGAGCAGCTTTTGCGGGGTCCAGGCCCTATCATTCAAGGGCAAGAACTAGGAGAATGGCTGCATCGGGTGCTCCGAAAAGAGTTGCTAAATCAGAATGGAGAAATCTATCCCGATGCTCTCAACCGACTCAGGCGGATGATCACGCACCTGGAAGGGATGATTGACCGGTAGCGCAGTGCCTGAGCAACGGTGCGGCGGATTCGCAGGTTCGGTCGTGAGCCTGCGAATGAAGCTACCGCGATGAGCCGCTGGCGCGGGGGCCATCGTCACCGGTGGGACTGGGCTTGAAAGGTGTCTACGTAATGACAATGGCATCACAGTGGCGATCAGGAATCCGTTAGGAGTTGAGAGCCGCGCATTGCTAGATGAGCGAAACCAGGTCCAGAAGCTCTATCGAAATGGTGCGGTTCAGGCGGAGATGAGCTATCATAGCGACGGCCGACTCCGTTCGCTAATCAGGTATGATGGTATAACACCTCAGCTTATGAGCTATACATACGATGAGCTGGGGCGACTGGTGGAGATCCGAAGTGCGGATGATCAAGTAGTGCTGCCGGATGCCGTTGTGCAAAGCACGATGCATCGCGTTCGGACCACGGGGCTCGGGGACTCAACCTATGATAAGGAAGATGACCTTCGATGCTCCATCAAATGTGATATTCATTCCGGCAGAGTATTGGGCGGTCAATTGCTGTATAATATGCTCATTGCCTTTCGATCCTTTCTGTAGCTGTGAACTGGGAGGTAGCTGCCCCGAAGGCTGTAGCAGGCAGTGTGGCGTAGAGCCAGAGGTAAGTAGGGGCAAGAGATGCAGTGATTCTTGCTTTATCCGTGACAATTGTCATTGGGTCCAGTGCCTGGTCACTGCGTTTTCATGTGGCGGAGTCAATAATCCTTTTAACGACCACTGTGATGATTACCTTCCTTGTATCGAACTCCCTTGACTAATATGCTTCGATAGCGAGTAGGAGGAGTATATGATAAACATGCACGTTGAATCGAGAACAATGTTAAAATGGGCCTTGGTGTTGGTCCTCATCGGAGTTGCGGTATTTATGGGTCACTTGATCCATTCGCGGATGAGAGCCCAAGAAGTGCGCGCCGGCGGTCCCATTCCTTACACTGTCATACTAAGGGAAACCCTCTACTACCCTAATGGCACTAGCACAGTAGCGGGAGAGTACACTCAGGCTGTCCGTTCGGATGGATCATTTGTTTGGCGATACGCGGAGATAGGAGGCCATGCTCTGAGGGAGCGAGGTATCCAATTTGCCTCCGGCGTCGAGGTCACCATAGATGAGATCGGGAATACCAAGAGCACACAAATGATCCGTACGAATCTGGCCCGCATGCAGAGGGACCCAAGCTCGAAGTGTGTTAACTCGTTTGCTGGAGAACCTTTCATGTCACCGCCGGAGGTTTTCAGCGGTGAAGAGACAGTGGCAGGATATCGGACAGTGAAGCTTGCACAGGGTGTTGCCACGGGGTGGTACGCTGTGGATTGCGGCTGCGCCATGGTGAAATCCAGACATGATTGGGGTGGCGGGAGCGTCACGGAAAAGAATCTGGTGGCGCTCATTCCTGGAGAACCCGACGCGGCGCTATTCGATGTGCCTGCAACCGCCAAAGAAGTGCCTCCATCGGAAAGGATTCTGGGCTCCGCTAAGAAGCGCATTAGGCCCGGCCCGGATGCTGAGGAGAGGCTTCGGCGGCTCGCCGAGCAACTTCGCGTATACGACGAGTACTATTACAAGCATCGTCCGAAGCAGTAGACTGTAGATGCTCAATCAGGTGACGCAGCTTCGCCCAGGCTGAAGCACCTGTTCAATCGGCCGATTGAAGTAGCCACCCCGGAGGGAAGCGACTTCGACATAGGTATCGTGACGGCGAGCCGGACATACGGTTGCAGATGGATCATCACACAGGGCGAGCCTTGTCAGAGCGAATCAGCAGAGGTCTGGCCTTGTGGTGGAATCCCTTAGGAATGGTTTGACGGAAGCTCAGGTTTGCTCTAACTTGGGACGACAAGGAGAAGCGTTATGAAGAAGAAGACGAAACTTTTGGCTGGAATGATAGCGGCCGTTGTGGCGGCCATGAGCCAAGCTCCAAGAGGATGATGATGACCAGCCAGCCAGCGTGTCGGACCTGCCAGCGTTGTGCCTTTTGCCTGTTGGCCGACGATGCCTGGAATAGCCTGGAGCGGCACGCGCCCTTGCGGACGGTTCGTCCAGCAGTGGTTCTGTTTCGGCAAGGGGAGCAGCCAGCGGGGGTTCATCTCATCTGTGGTGGACGGCTGAAGCAGTGGTGTTTGGATGAGCAAGGTCGGTGGTTTCTGTGGCGATACATAGAAGTGGGGGAGGTGCTAGGGGCCATTACGTTGATGCGTGGCAAGCCGTATCCCACGACGGTGGAAACGGCTGAGACCTGCTTGATCCGGTATCTGGGCAAAGAATTATTTTTCCGGATACTCCAGGATCACCGAGAGATTGAGCGCCAACTGTTGCTGCAGACCGGCGCCAGGCTCTATGACACGGTGGAACTGCTTCGGGGCTTTGCGCTCAGTCGCTCGGCGTTGGGACGCCTAGCGTTGTTGCTATACCGGTTGTGGGCTGAGCGGCAAGGGTCCTGGGCTAGCGGCGAACCGGTGCGGATTGACCTGAGTCGGGAAGAGCTGGCCGAGCGCATCGGGGTGGAGAGCGTGGAGACGGTGTCGCGGCTGCTGGGCAAGCTGGCTGAGGCCGGGCTGATCGCACGCGAGCGAGGGGTCACCATCATTCTTGAGCCAGAGCGGTTGAAGTTGGTCGAGTAGGCTCCTCGTTTGCCGACGTCGTAGTCGGTACTCATGCGCCCAGTCTACGTTCTTCACGAAGCCCTCAAAGACTCATTCAGAAGTTCCACTTCGTGGCCTCGCTCATTCTTTACTCTGCTATGCATTCACGGTGATTTTGGAAGCAGATGTTGACGCTGGCCGTCACGCTGACAAGAAACGATGTTCATCTACCTGCCCATAAGCATGAAGGGGGTTGAATCAGTCACAGGATCAGTGTTGGTTCATTGCCGGCAGCAGCGCGGTGCGCCTTCGTTTTCATGACCGATGGTGGGGTCACAGGATCAGTGTTGATTTAATTGCTCATATCGGTGCGGGGCGTGGGGGCAGGGTGATTGGAACAGCCCGCTCACCCATGCCCATCCGAATTGGAGCGACTTTCAATTGTCTTTAGCCTGGCAAGCCCGCCTCTTGCGGGCTCATGCAACGCTGCAAGCGTGCAGCTTCCCAGGGTAGACTTATTCGCAAACCGCTCTAGTTTACTTCGCCGGTCACCGGAATCTTGAATTCGCTAAATTCCTTGTCATTGGTGCGCACAATGACCATGCCGTTGAACGCCCCCTTGGGCAGCTTATCTCTGGCCACCGTGATTCTGACACTGTAGGGCAAGTTACTCTGGGCGGGATTGATCACTTCCGTTTGAATGAACGGCAAGGTGGATTGTGCGCCGGTAACTTTGAATCCTTGATCGCGACTCTGGACCGTGATCGTGCGGTTCAGCAACATCGCGCCACGTGGATTTTTATCGAGCGATTCCAGGTTGATTCGTCCATAAACCAATCGTTCCGGCGAGACCTCAACCCGCGCTGCAATGTGCACCATCACGGGGATGCTCACCTTCTCTTGTTTCTTATTGTCGGTTGTCACCGTGACAGAGGTGCTATACCGGCCGGGTGCATCCGTCTTGTTCAGTTTGGCGATCAGATCATAGCGCCGGCCGTTTTCCACTGTTTTTAGTTCAGCCGTGAACTCCGGGTTTTGCGATTCCACTGCCAGGATTTTCAATGGCTGCTTGTCGTTGTTGATTAACGTGACTTTGCCCTGAGCAGGTTGTCCCTTGTCCACCTCAAGGGAGATGTAAGCGGCGGGTTGAATGTCAATCACCGGTTTGACGTTGGCTTTGATGGTGAGCGTCACATTGGGATTGATCGGGTCGTTGGACGTGACAGTCGCTGTTTTTTGAATTTCACCGCGAAAGCTTTCCGTTTTCACCGTCAGTGTCACAGTGCCTTCCTGCCCAGGTGGGATCGTCTTGGTGAAGTCAGAGACGGTGCAGCCACAGCTTGGGTTGACGGATTGAATGGTCAAGTCCGTTTTGCCGGTGTTCTTCACCTTAAATTTATGGACGACCTCGTGGCCGGCCTCTACCGTGCCAGCGTCATAGATTGTCTCAGAGAATGTTGCCCTGGGGCCGTTGGCCGGATCAGTTTGCTGGGGCGTCGCGTTGGTCGTTCCTGTAAACGGGTTGGAGATCAGCGAGTCTGCCGACGCCACCTCTGCGGTTTGCTCGGTCGTTGTCAGTGGTGCAGCGGTTGATGATGGATCAGCCGTGCCGCCGCTCTGTGCACCGGGCTGCCCTTGTCCTTGCGTGCGTGAACAGCCCGATAATGTCACAAGCCCCGTCATCAGCAGCAGCGCCAATACCACGGCCAACCGATTCTGGTGAACTAGTCTCATATCTTTGCCTCCCTAGAGTCATTCATCGTCGTGAACGCGCATATTGTAGCGAACCTGTCAATTTTTTGCAGCCTATTTTTTCTGCCTTGTCACAAATGGCGAGCTGTTGAGTCTCCCGGCGGCCAAGCCGGCGGGGATTGGAACATCTTCATGGACATTGTCACAAAAAGCGAGCTGTCGGCGCTTCCTGCCCACGCCGCTCATGAGCTAGAAACTGGATGCGAGCATGCTATAATCGCGGCTCGTTATCGAAAACGATGCGCATCAACCTGGGAACCAACGGTGAATACATCGAGGTCACACACACGCGGCCAACGGAGCCGCATTCAGTCACGGCTATCTTTCTGCATGGGTTCATGTCCACGCAAGCGGGCGAAAAAGCTG from Blastocatellia bacterium encodes:
- a CDS encoding NEW3 domain-containing protein — protein: MIHRKASHRSPDFTWLALAICLLIIFCTLLRAGVHAGPSELPQDRGISGLWQSLERLPVVASALHTTAHPDDEDTGLLVYLSRRVHARTSLLSATRGEGGQSIIGPETGPAMGLVRSGELLASAQYYGVDVFFTRAYEFGYSKTAEETLAKWGREETLADFVRVIRQTRPDVIITRFDGSPVGHGHHQAAGLLTREAFRAAADPSRFPEQLAAGLRPWQAKKLYWGGRGLFGPPAETWNVKINIGQFDAVLGQTYHEMGIEGLSKQRSQGVAAIIPRRGPLEVSFTRLDSVIQTPEKESGLYDGIDTTITGIASRIGAEADSVPELTTALGEIQRHALAALAAFAPRQPEAAARPVLAGLKRLRQLISAVEITPLKDETKHELLFLLRRKEQDFADAARRALQLEFDVRASDDTVIPGQQFTVTAQVYNHGREAVEPTALNLSAPSGWQVALTKGQLKRLSAGEHVSLEFKVTVAADAPYTQPYWYLNAETDNRYELRSEQWQTWPFEPPVVVGRLTCRVHDTTFDLSAPIRAPELDRLQGVLWRDVQVVPAVSVKLTPTLAIVPLSPKPQERQWRVTVVNHAPSQVEGTVQLHAPSGWRVTPPALPFRCARQKESATLAFRVTIPAGHEPQQTSLKAVARVNGQAYSSWYQAISYPDIWTRHLYHPAECRVRIFDIKVAPNLTVGYIPGPQDEIPEALRQLGVTVRLLEADELAFGDLQQFDCIIAGVRAYEFRNDLTQHNQRLLDYVREGGVFIVQYNTSRAWDPGQYAPYPAKMVGNERITVEESPVEILAPEHPVFNRPNKITTADFDGWVQERGLYFWTQWDERYRSLLAGHDPGESPQKGGWLEATYGKGLYVYTAYAWFRQLPAGVPGAYRLFANLISLPKTRS
- a CDS encoding Crp/Fnr family transcriptional regulator, whose protein sequence is MMMTSQPACRTCQRCAFCLLADDAWNSLERHAPLRTVRPAVVLFRQGEQPAGVHLICGGRLKQWCLDEQGRWFLWRYIEVGEVLGAITLMRGKPYPTTVETAETCLIRYLGKELFFRILQDHREIERQLLLQTGARLYDTVELLRGFALSRSALGRLALLLYRLWAERQGSWASGEPVRIDLSREELAERIGVESVETVSRLLGKLAEAGLIARERGVTIILEPERLKLVE
- a CDS encoding DUF1573 domain-containing protein, which produces MRLVHQNRLAVVLALLLMTGLVTLSGCSRTQGQGQPGAQSGGTADPSSTAAPLTTTEQTAEVASADSLISNPFTGTTNATPQQTDPANGPRATFSETIYDAGTVEAGHEVVHKFKVKNTGKTDLTIQSVNPSCGCTVSDFTKTIPPGQEGTVTLTVKTESFRGEIQKTATVTSNDPINPNVTLTIKANVKPVIDIQPAAYISLEVDKGQPAQGKVTLINNDKQPLKILAVESQNPEFTAELKTVENGRRYDLIAKLNKTDAPGRYSTSVTVTTDNKKQEKVSIPVMVHIAARVEVSPERLVYGRINLESLDKNPRGAMLLNRTITVQSRDQGFKVTGAQSTLPFIQTEVINPAQSNLPYSVRITVARDKLPKGAFNGMVIVRTNDKEFSEFKIPVTGEVN